One part of the Mariniblastus fucicola genome encodes these proteins:
- a CDS encoding DUF817 domain-containing protein, with the protein MPFKPREFLHEQRQKLHDRFVKGWKSQALFEFITFGIKQAWACLFGALMLALLLLTFFFYPASSPLPRYDFIALAAISIQLLMLLFKLETFEEARIILVFHVVGTVMEIFKTQVGSWVYPEPAYLSIMGVPTFSGFMYASVGSYIARVWRIFDFRFDSFPPLKWQALLAGLIYINFFSHHYIVDIRWALFAFSFALYGPGVIWFKADEKHRWMPLLLGMILFALFIWFAENIGTFARAWTYPSQKAGWHMVSIHKLGAWYLLMIISFVLVACVHKPTKDLPQ; encoded by the coding sequence ATGCCATTCAAGCCTCGCGAATTTCTACACGAACAGCGCCAGAAACTTCACGATCGTTTCGTCAAGGGTTGGAAAAGCCAGGCACTTTTCGAGTTCATCACTTTCGGTATCAAGCAGGCGTGGGCATGTTTGTTCGGTGCGTTGATGCTCGCGCTACTACTGCTGACGTTCTTCTTTTATCCGGCTTCATCGCCGCTGCCGCGTTACGACTTTATTGCGCTGGCGGCAATTTCGATCCAGCTTCTGATGCTGCTGTTCAAGCTTGAAACATTCGAGGAAGCACGCATCATTCTCGTGTTCCATGTCGTTGGCACGGTCATGGAGATCTTCAAAACTCAAGTCGGTTCCTGGGTTTATCCGGAACCGGCCTACCTCAGCATCATGGGCGTACCAACGTTTTCCGGATTCATGTACGCCAGCGTTGGTAGCTACATTGCCCGCGTGTGGCGAATCTTTGATTTTCGATTCGACTCTTTTCCACCGCTGAAATGGCAAGCGTTGCTGGCCGGACTGATCTACATCAACTTTTTCTCACATCACTACATTGTCGACATTCGTTGGGCCCTGTTTGCATTCTCATTCGCGCTCTACGGTCCCGGAGTGATCTGGTTTAAAGCCGACGAAAAGCATCGTTGGATGCCGCTGCTACTGGGGATGATCTTGTTCGCGCTGTTCATCTGGTTTGCAGAAAACATCGGAACCTTCGCCCGAGCGTGGACCTACCCGTCTCAAAAGGCTGGATGGCATATGGTGTCGATCCACAAGTTGGGAGCCTGGTATCTGCTGATGATTATCAGTTTCGTGCTCGTCGCCTGTGTCCACAAACCCACGAAGGACCTGCCGCAGTAG
- a CDS encoding MutS family DNA mismatch repair protein: MSSDNQPKTHLEVVDRYREKLRVQEAVVDQCNRQWSKFAYARGGVLLLFLIVLFLAWNGAWAPATWPYYMAGVVFFVFTAVAWKVETLEKTMRESRMAARMFRESIARCLRQWKEIEVPVVNVPAKLTAVSTDLDMFTDSSIFKLLGITRTPLGTETLAQWISSGASADEVALRQEAVKELAPKLEWREEFQLLCEQLSGSHANPTSFVDWAKSGNWFRGRQWLLVAARVTSVCSIVLIACLPFQLLPLTILGPLLMLVMAFNFGLAVFYSGSIHEEFNKISTQANEARGYVELFERVAKFEASSQRLQSLQVGFRDSQSGAQKAIGRLGGLTSLAMIRRGSGFLLYLLLEFLFFWDAHVLDLLERWKARHGQRVPGWFGDLGHWESLCALAKLAADEPRWCWPEVTHPKSDAAKVIKANQLAHPLLGQERVANDAEVGPPGSVLLVTGSNMSGKSTLLRSIGANAVLAQMGTVVCADSMKLPPLQIETSMRIADSLADGVSFFMAELKRLKQIVDSSKVISASDEKTMLFLLDEILQGTNSTERQVAVSRVVRKLIDSKAIGCISTHDLDLAKTDELADACRTVHFSEQFVTEDGQEKMTFDYVMKQGIAQTTNALKLLELVGLGED, encoded by the coding sequence GTGTCCTCAGACAATCAGCCCAAAACTCATCTGGAAGTCGTCGATCGTTACCGCGAGAAGTTGCGGGTTCAGGAAGCCGTCGTCGACCAGTGCAACCGTCAATGGAGCAAGTTCGCCTATGCGAGAGGCGGCGTTCTGCTCCTTTTTCTGATCGTGTTGTTTCTGGCGTGGAACGGAGCGTGGGCGCCCGCGACATGGCCGTACTACATGGCGGGCGTTGTATTCTTCGTGTTTACCGCGGTGGCCTGGAAAGTTGAAACGCTCGAAAAAACGATGCGTGAATCGCGAATGGCGGCGCGAATGTTTCGCGAATCGATCGCTCGTTGCCTGCGACAGTGGAAGGAAATCGAAGTCCCTGTCGTCAACGTTCCTGCAAAGTTGACTGCCGTATCGACGGACCTGGACATGTTCACCGATAGCTCGATTTTCAAGCTGTTGGGCATCACGCGAACGCCGCTGGGGACAGAAACTTTGGCGCAGTGGATCTCGTCCGGAGCTTCCGCGGATGAAGTCGCGTTGCGGCAGGAGGCCGTTAAAGAACTGGCCCCGAAGCTTGAATGGCGCGAAGAATTTCAGCTTCTTTGCGAGCAACTTTCTGGAAGCCACGCGAATCCGACCAGCTTCGTTGATTGGGCGAAGAGTGGGAACTGGTTTCGCGGCCGCCAGTGGTTGCTGGTCGCGGCACGTGTGACCTCGGTCTGTTCAATTGTCCTGATCGCCTGTTTGCCATTTCAGTTGTTGCCGCTGACGATCCTCGGACCGTTGTTGATGCTGGTGATGGCCTTCAATTTTGGGTTGGCGGTTTTCTATTCCGGATCGATCCACGAAGAGTTCAACAAGATCTCCACGCAAGCGAACGAAGCACGCGGATACGTCGAACTATTTGAACGCGTTGCGAAATTTGAAGCCAGTTCACAGCGTTTGCAATCGTTGCAAGTTGGCTTTCGTGATTCACAAAGCGGTGCCCAGAAAGCGATCGGGCGACTTGGCGGACTCACTTCGCTGGCGATGATCCGTCGCGGCTCCGGGTTTCTGCTTTATCTGTTGCTGGAGTTTCTCTTTTTCTGGGACGCTCATGTTTTGGATTTGCTGGAGCGATGGAAAGCCAGGCATGGACAACGCGTGCCGGGTTGGTTTGGCGACCTTGGCCATTGGGAGTCGCTTTGTGCTCTGGCCAAGCTGGCTGCAGACGAACCGCGGTGGTGCTGGCCGGAGGTGACGCATCCGAAAAGTGATGCCGCAAAAGTAATCAAGGCGAATCAGCTCGCGCATCCGTTGCTGGGGCAGGAACGCGTTGCCAACGATGCCGAAGTCGGACCGCCGGGTAGTGTTTTGCTGGTGACCGGTTCGAATATGTCCGGGAAAAGCACGCTGTTGCGTAGCATTGGGGCGAACGCCGTTCTGGCTCAAATGGGAACCGTTGTTTGCGCCGACTCGATGAAGCTGCCGCCGCTGCAAATCGAAACCAGTATGCGAATTGCGGACTCATTGGCTGACGGGGTTTCATTCTTTATGGCCGAGCTAAAACGACTGAAGCAAATCGTGGATTCTTCGAAAGTCATTTCGGCCTCCGACGAGAAAACGATGCTGTTTCTGTTGGATGAGATTTTGCAGGGAACAAATTCGACCGAACGACAGGTCGCGGTCAGTCGGGTCGTCCGCAAACTGATCGACAGCAAGGCCATTGGTTGTATTTCGACACACGATCTCGATCTGGCGAAAACGGATGAGTTGGCTGACGCGTGCCGAACGGTGCACTTCAGCGAGCAGTTTGTGACCGAAGACGGACAGGAAAAGATGACGTTCGACTACGTGATGAAACAGGGGATCGCCCAAACGACGAACGCTCTGAAACTGTTGGAACTGGTTGGACTTGGCGAAGATTGA
- a CDS encoding glycosyltransferase family 9 protein → MDEQPKILITRLSHIGDCVLTLPMVNRIKDRFPDSVISWAIESPTQKLLAGHDSVDEFIVVPKAWMKKPANWRELRRQFIQRDFDIAIDPQGITKSAMLAWISGAKTRIGIKGQWGRELSPWLNNRLVETQATHLADRSMELLGAIEGFGEPAGPASFKFPLPETAISFCKSFLDQVQLKRFSIINPGASWASKRWNNERFGSVGSWLFRHQGLRSVLTWAGAEEKAMAEEIAAFDPDAFAIAPSTDLPQLAAMLSLADLFVGCDTGPLHIAAAVGTPCVGLYGTTRPQDSGAWPHALPTPHVAVQKWYQSGSCRKRRGAENDAMMDILAADVFQACENCLGKRRRQSA, encoded by the coding sequence ATGGATGAACAACCAAAGATTCTTATTACGCGACTCAGCCATATCGGCGACTGTGTATTGACGCTGCCGATGGTGAACCGCATCAAGGATCGTTTTCCGGACTCCGTGATCTCATGGGCGATTGAGTCTCCGACGCAAAAGCTGCTGGCCGGGCATGATTCCGTCGACGAGTTCATTGTGGTACCCAAAGCGTGGATGAAGAAGCCTGCAAACTGGCGCGAACTTCGGCGACAATTCATACAACGTGATTTCGACATCGCAATTGATCCTCAAGGTATCACCAAGAGTGCGATGCTGGCGTGGATCTCGGGAGCCAAAACGCGGATCGGCATCAAGGGGCAGTGGGGAAGAGAACTCTCTCCGTGGCTGAACAATCGGCTCGTCGAGACACAAGCGACTCATCTGGCTGATCGATCCATGGAACTGCTCGGTGCGATCGAAGGATTCGGCGAACCCGCCGGACCGGCAAGCTTCAAGTTCCCGTTGCCTGAAACAGCAATCAGCTTTTGCAAATCGTTCCTGGATCAGGTGCAACTGAAACGATTCTCCATCATCAATCCGGGTGCAAGCTGGGCATCCAAACGTTGGAACAACGAACGGTTTGGATCTGTTGGCTCATGGCTGTTTCGTCACCAAGGATTGCGAAGCGTCCTGACTTGGGCAGGCGCCGAAGAGAAAGCAATGGCCGAAGAAATCGCAGCCTTTGACCCCGATGCTTTCGCGATCGCACCGTCGACAGATCTGCCGCAACTCGCCGCCATGCTTTCTCTGGCCGACCTGTTTGTCGGTTGCGACACCGGGCCGTTGCATATCGCCGCAGCCGTCGGCACGCCATGTGTTGGGCTCTACGGCACGACCCGTCCGCAGGACTCTGGCGCGTGGCCGCACGCACTGCCGACGCCACACGTGGCTGTTCAGAAGTGGTATCAATCGGGCTCCTGTCGCAAACGCCGCGGTGCGGAAAATGATGCAATGATGGACATCCTCGCGGCCGACGTTTTCCAAGCATGCGAAAACTGCCTGGGGAAACGGCGACGCCAATCGGCTTAA